In Sphingobium sp. EP60837, one genomic interval encodes:
- a CDS encoding CopG family transcriptional regulator produces MVRLSLRIEEGLHERLFRRAAAADLSLSEFVRLVLAQAAEPNRGYIFSSKDEILATSIQILSILVVAVGRRSPEAVEQGMAEARVLLAERGLLDPELESDPGAREVRR; encoded by the coding sequence GTGGTTAGACTTAGTTTACGTATCGAAGAGGGGCTCCATGAGCGCCTCTTCCGGCGCGCTGCTGCCGCCGACCTCAGCCTGTCGGAGTTTGTCCGGCTGGTACTGGCCCAGGCTGCCGAACCCAATCGCGGCTATATCTTCTCGTCCAAGGATGAGATCCTCGCCACCAGCATTCAGATCCTTTCCATCCTCGTAGTCGCGGTGGGGCGGCGCTCTCCGGAAGCCGTCGAACAGGGTATGGCCGAGGCCCGCGTTCTCCTTGCTGAGAGGGGCTTGCTTGATCCGGAACTGGAATCAGATCCGGGTGCGCGGGAGGTGCGGCGATGA
- a CDS encoding AbrB/MazE/SpoVT family DNA-binding domain-containing protein has product MGVPERITTTVSTKGQVILPKAIREQRHWPAGTKLIVEERPEGVLLKAMPIFAPTDIDAVFGSLRSTKPALSIDAMNAVIAREAKRRARD; this is encoded by the coding sequence ATGGGCGTGCCGGAACGGATTACGACCACGGTGTCAACCAAGGGACAGGTGATCCTGCCCAAGGCAATCCGTGAGCAACGGCATTGGCCTGCAGGTACGAAGCTGATTGTCGAGGAGAGGCCGGAAGGCGTCCTCCTGAAAGCTATGCCGATCTTTGCACCAACCGATATCGATGCCGTTTTCGGATCGCTGCGGTCGACCAAGCCTGCTTTGTCCATCGATGCCATGAACGCAGTCATCGCCAGGGAAGCGAAGCGACGTGCGCGGGATTGA
- a CDS encoding TetR family transcriptional regulator → MAYDGVSMEKIASETGLARTTLYSRFRRNPTCSVQSTGDVKDIGEVLCLRVADMASLLVDPLFGGLHALILLNRRRFPDLAPLMHELGYLNALRLLAQDIRAAAQRDGTSQPEAVAEHILTAEAYRRKVVDLMLLDRDLW, encoded by the coding sequence ATGGCTTACGACGGCGTATCGATGGAGAAGATCGCCTCAGAAACCGGCCTCGCCCGTACAACGCTTTACAGCCGTTTCCGACGAAATCCGACCTGTTCCGTTCAGTCGACGGGCGACGTCAAAGACATAGGCGAGGTTCTGTGCCTGCGCGTGGCGGACATGGCTTCGCTGCTCGTCGATCCGCTGTTCGGCGGCCTTCATGCGCTGATCCTTCTGAACCGCCGTCGATTTCCCGACCTTGCACCACTGATGCATGAACTCGGTTATTTGAATGCGCTTCGGCTGCTGGCGCAAGACATCCGAGCCGCCGCGCAACGGGACGGCACTTCGCAACCGGAAGCCGTGGCTGAACATATTCTGACCGCCGAAGCGTATCGGAGGAAGGTGGTCGATCTCATGCTCCTCGACCGCGATCTCTGGTGA
- a CDS encoding DMT family transporter, whose protein sequence is MAHPHLKLAGIAFGAGAGALWGLVFLAPELVRDFDPLQLTVGRYLFYGLISAILIAPRWKALTPHLARREWFALCWLSLAGNVLYYLLLSKAIQTGGIAVTSLVIGFLPVAVTIIGSRHHEAVPLTRLLPSIALCCGGAICIGWQALALPASESVMAQVAGLLFAIGALVSWTCYAVGNRRWLERLHHFSVHDWNLLTGVVTGLQSLVLVPVAVAVSTAHSGAAWTRFTMVSAGVAVLASIVGNALWNKMSRLLPLTLVGQMILFETLFALIYGFLWEQRLPTMLEAAAFILVVASVLSCLAAHRKRVMVPLAAA, encoded by the coding sequence ATGGCACATCCGCATCTGAAACTTGCCGGCATCGCCTTCGGCGCCGGAGCCGGCGCCCTGTGGGGCCTGGTGTTCCTGGCGCCCGAACTGGTGCGCGATTTCGATCCGCTCCAGCTGACGGTCGGCCGCTACCTCTTCTATGGCCTGATTTCAGCGATCCTCATTGCACCGCGCTGGAAAGCGCTGACGCCCCACCTGGCGCGGCGGGAATGGTTCGCGCTGTGCTGGCTCTCGCTCGCGGGCAATGTGCTTTATTATCTGCTTCTGTCGAAAGCGATCCAGACCGGCGGCATCGCCGTGACCTCGCTGGTCATCGGCTTCTTGCCGGTCGCGGTGACGATCATTGGCAGCCGCCACCACGAGGCCGTCCCTCTTACCCGTCTCCTCCCTTCAATAGCGCTGTGCTGCGGCGGGGCGATCTGCATCGGCTGGCAGGCTCTCGCCTTACCCGCTTCGGAATCGGTAATGGCGCAGGTCGCGGGGCTGCTCTTCGCCATTGGCGCGCTCGTGTCCTGGACCTGCTACGCCGTAGGCAACCGGCGCTGGCTGGAGCGGCTGCACCATTTCTCCGTCCATGACTGGAACCTGCTGACCGGGGTCGTCACGGGCTTGCAGTCGCTGGTCCTCGTCCCCGTCGCCGTTGCCGTGTCGACCGCCCATTCCGGCGCCGCATGGACGCGCTTCACGATGGTTTCGGCGGGCGTGGCGGTTCTAGCGTCGATCGTGGGGAACGCGCTGTGGAACAAGATGAGTCGCCTGCTGCCGCTCACCCTGGTCGGGCAGATGATCCTGTTCGAAACCCTGTTCGCGCTGATCTACGGCTTCCTGTGGGAGCAGCGCCTGCCGACGATGCTCGAGGCCGCCGCCTTCATCCTGGTCGTCGCGAGCGTCCTATCCTGCCTCGCAGCCCATCGGAAGAGGGTGATGGTGCCGCTCGCCGCTGCCTGA
- a CDS encoding MarR family winged helix-turn-helix transcriptional regulator, which produces MSANSSPATASASQIAPASPLFLREDEIRRGIEMLYFGYSALTRSIDEGLAAQGLGRAHHRALYFISRQPDLTVKDLLRLLSITKQSLGRVLNDLIERGYIETRQGANDRRQKLLRLSPSGTALEADLFRALREKMAAAYAQAGQGSVTGFWRVLEGLIPDADRSMVFGLRGR; this is translated from the coding sequence ATGAGTGCAAACAGTTCGCCCGCAACCGCGTCGGCATCGCAGATTGCTCCTGCTTCGCCGCTGTTTCTGCGCGAGGATGAGATTCGGCGCGGGATCGAGATGCTGTATTTCGGCTATTCGGCCCTAACCCGATCGATCGATGAAGGCTTGGCGGCGCAGGGGCTGGGACGGGCGCATCATCGCGCCCTTTATTTCATTTCGCGCCAGCCCGATTTGACGGTCAAGGATCTGCTGCGGCTGCTCTCCATCACCAAGCAATCACTTGGTCGGGTCCTCAATGACCTCATCGAGCGCGGATATATCGAGACACGGCAGGGGGCGAACGATCGGCGGCAGAAGCTGCTACGCCTCAGCCCTTCCGGCACCGCTCTTGAAGCAGATTTATTTCGGGCCCTGCGCGAGAAAATGGCTGCTGCCTATGCCCAGGCGGGTCAGGGTTCGGTCACAGGTTTCTGGCGGGTGTTGGAAGGATTGATCCCGGACGCTGACCGGTCGATGGTCTTTGGACTGCGCGGCCGTTGA
- a CDS encoding DUF2493 domain-containing protein, producing MSKPTASRSVSSFGDLPEFYAELIATPDFQASFGDPIPLTIMERGAEPAELEMPEPIAAQAECGGIIASIFELFTDTRLEALAPEVAWGIVNSLHFVAGKLERREDQLADNIRDMARRLEPGEVFMKELEDTQLECQSIAEQRAAIEAMRDYAAAMFRTCSGRPWSPARGSRASHVTTASQISALDFLRVRAEKRRERYEPQGPIVVVSGPQNWHDGRIIWNRLDQIRTRIPRMVLVTTGQRLGVDAAASAWAAQRGVPCVTFGIYGRGKDAGFKRNRDIAALMPVEAILCEGSGIQASLYELFNPQRGHRVPTHVFLKSEQAPDIPFKRRRRVIPA from the coding sequence ATGAGCAAGCCAACCGCCTCCCGGAGCGTTAGCAGCTTTGGCGACCTGCCGGAATTTTATGCCGAACTCATCGCCACGCCTGATTTTCAGGCGTCCTTTGGCGATCCGATCCCGCTCACCATCATGGAACGCGGCGCGGAACCCGCCGAACTCGAGATGCCCGAACCCATCGCGGCGCAGGCCGAATGCGGCGGCATCATCGCATCGATTTTCGAACTCTTCACCGACACTCGCCTTGAAGCGCTGGCACCGGAAGTCGCATGGGGCATCGTGAATTCGCTGCACTTTGTGGCCGGAAAACTGGAGCGGCGCGAGGACCAGCTTGCCGACAACATCCGCGATATGGCGAGGCGGCTAGAGCCAGGGGAAGTCTTCATGAAGGAGCTAGAGGACACGCAGCTTGAATGCCAGTCTATAGCGGAACAGCGCGCCGCCATCGAGGCAATGCGAGACTATGCCGCCGCGATGTTCCGCACCTGCTCCGGCCGCCCATGGTCCCCGGCGCGCGGGTCCCGGGCCTCCCATGTCACGACCGCAAGCCAGATTTCTGCGCTCGACTTCCTGCGCGTCAGAGCGGAAAAGCGGCGCGAGCGCTATGAACCGCAAGGCCCGATCGTAGTCGTGTCGGGCCCGCAGAACTGGCATGACGGGCGCATCATATGGAACCGCCTCGACCAGATTAGGACGCGCATCCCCCGCATGGTGCTTGTCACGACCGGGCAGCGCTTGGGAGTGGATGCCGCCGCCTCCGCATGGGCTGCGCAAAGGGGCGTGCCATGCGTGACCTTCGGCATCTATGGGCGCGGAAAAGACGCAGGCTTCAAACGAAATCGCGACATTGCCGCGCTCATGCCGGTTGAGGCGATCCTGTGCGAAGGGTCAGGCATTCAGGCGAGTCTCTATGAATTGTTCAACCCGCAGAGGGGGCATCGCGTGCCGACACATGTCTTTTTGAAGAGCGAACAGGCACCGGACATTCCCTTCAAACGCAGGCGGCGCGTGATACCCGCCTAG
- a CDS encoding ATP-dependent DNA helicase yields MSKHLALALDDTRPLASTDRLLSVLEAEELSSQQERALAKLATSRDRFIGIHGVAGSGKSTLVRALVAAVDADVRVQALAPTSSAAAELGKKAKIPSQTVMNLIVSGGRQLDAHDLLVVDEAGQLSNRQALRLLELSRDTGARILFLGDNKQTGAIEQGKAFWLLQELGLPKAELPESLRQQNNERMMKAVKEARLGEYARAIGFLDCVVSGDKASKLAKNLVDRWMQLTPEMRASTNILVLDNATRITVNANVRRGLQKEGVIGREEVPLKILAPAGLSSEERRMARLYSKGQVVMFNRDVNKLGIVRQAEYAVVGFRKEESGREVVGLEDQQGRIILWDPRRTRATMVSVFNVQDRGLAAADRIQWRLATKELGLKNAERGTVERLENERATIRWDRGEQQEIDLSKHKTWDHGYAETVYSSQSKTYPRVFVLAPVDSPLVTGQNFYTAITRAESGVTLWTENRADLVEKLKRNSGQKTSSLEGLDLIKPSGTEARLEREAARIQKERDLFDVQRRGLALRRSESRGRDRGSDRKGLAGAGLRATETLTALIERVLRNQSQPEISQPKEPDRTTEVRLERGRDR; encoded by the coding sequence TTGTCGAAGCACCTGGCCCTGGCGTTGGATGATACTCGGCCGCTCGCCTCCACTGACCGGCTGCTCTCGGTTCTGGAGGCAGAGGAGCTTTCCTCTCAGCAGGAGCGCGCGCTCGCCAAGCTCGCCACATCTCGCGACCGCTTCATCGGAATCCATGGGGTGGCGGGTTCCGGTAAGTCGACCCTGGTTAGGGCGTTGGTCGCAGCGGTGGATGCGGATGTCCGGGTGCAGGCCCTCGCGCCGACCTCATCCGCTGCAGCAGAACTGGGGAAGAAAGCGAAAATTCCCTCCCAGACGGTCATGAATTTGATCGTCTCGGGCGGACGCCAATTAGACGCTCACGATCTTCTGGTGGTCGATGAAGCCGGGCAGCTCAGCAACCGCCAGGCACTGAGGCTCCTAGAACTCAGTCGGGATACAGGCGCTCGGATTCTCTTTCTCGGCGACAACAAGCAGACCGGAGCGATTGAGCAAGGGAAGGCATTCTGGCTGCTTCAGGAGCTTGGATTGCCCAAGGCAGAGCTCCCTGAGTCGCTGCGTCAGCAGAACAATGAAAGGATGATGAAGGCGGTAAAGGAGGCGCGCCTTGGAGAATATGCGCGGGCGATCGGCTTTTTGGACTGCGTCGTGAGCGGGGACAAAGCGAGCAAGCTTGCAAAAAATCTTGTCGATCGATGGATGCAATTGACCCCAGAAATGCGCGCTTCGACGAACATCCTCGTGCTCGACAATGCCACTCGGATCACCGTCAACGCGAATGTCCGGCGCGGGCTTCAGAAGGAAGGTGTCATCGGTCGCGAGGAAGTGCCGTTGAAAATTCTGGCGCCAGCGGGCCTTTCGAGTGAGGAGCGTAGAATGGCCCGCCTTTATTCCAAGGGTCAGGTTGTAATGTTCAACCGCGATGTCAATAAGCTTGGAATAGTCCGGCAGGCGGAATATGCAGTCGTCGGCTTCAGGAAAGAAGAGAGCGGGCGCGAAGTAGTCGGGCTGGAGGATCAGCAGGGCCGAATCATCCTTTGGGACCCCCGCCGAACGCGCGCCACCATGGTAAGCGTCTTCAACGTACAGGACCGCGGCCTTGCGGCGGCGGATCGAATCCAATGGCGTCTGGCGACGAAGGAGCTGGGACTTAAAAATGCCGAGCGGGGGACGGTCGAGCGATTGGAGAACGAGCGGGCCACGATCCGATGGGATCGCGGCGAACAACAGGAGATCGACCTCTCGAAACACAAGACATGGGATCACGGCTATGCCGAGACGGTCTACTCCTCGCAGTCAAAAACCTACCCGCGGGTCTTTGTTCTCGCTCCCGTCGACTCTCCCCTGGTGACGGGACAAAATTTCTACACCGCGATCACTCGTGCCGAATCTGGCGTGACGCTTTGGACCGAGAACCGGGCGGACCTCGTGGAGAAATTGAAGCGTAATTCCGGCCAGAAAACGTCATCCCTAGAAGGGCTGGACCTGATCAAGCCAAGCGGGACGGAAGCGCGCCTCGAAAGGGAAGCTGCCCGCATCCAGAAGGAACGCGACCTCTTTGACGTGCAGCGGCGTGGATTGGCTCTCCGGCGCTCCGAAAGCAGAGGCCGTGATCGAGGGAGCGACCGCAAGGGGCTGGCCGGCGCGGGGCTTCGCGCGACCGAAACTCTCACTGCACTTATCGAGCGCGTGCTTCGGAACCAGTCGCAGCCAGAAATCTCCCAGCCCAAAGAGCCGGACCGGACGACCGAGGTGCGCCTGGAGCGAGGGCGGGATCGATGA
- a CDS encoding type IV secretion system DNA-binding domain-containing protein — translation MSIFRNDTLGSWTRGGQAIVHNVRMTTQVFFQTMSACLVLWVMGIIWYCFETLTAYQRYVLVQLALAEFRKDATRGAADLVQFQTPGGYKYWTTAEALLNSGVARKTLEAGEAALITGSLIGGIGAAIALGSAWYYFTRTGRGLGSNQFLRGTRFGTVRSIRRLLRRYRKGSFTIAGVTMPHAFEPEHIVLCGAPGTGKTNIITTMLEGIRKNGKRAIVYDTAGSFVEKFYRPGKDILLNPLDQRTDHWSPWVDVPREYHYDQIAQSTIPDKAGDPFWAKAARGTLVGVLRKLARQQHTLVSILLDRLLRSGLKDLVAFAEGTEAAAFISMEGDRTSAGIQAELASVMRSFAYLDDTTNGFSIRRWVENETDDSWLFITVKADQLPSLRPLITVWIDIAIGAIMSMKPDSERRLYCIIDELPSLQRLPSLSDFLARARKYGGCGILGFQSYPQLEATYGIQDAAAITGYCSTWIALRANDTPTAKHVSENLGQVEQIEANEGMSYGVNDMRDGVNLSRMQVTRPLVMHTEVTNLPNLSGFLRFGRDLPVIRFADRFNPIANVAPAFVERTKPPIRLPLADEIIQAARAAAQEQAAQSDEPGSRSRTKAARKSGSAPPPPNSPHSEMSKPELPIGQMPEASPPDRKPETATSPSPSMLGARAGARTVPLLSHGRVNETPGEADPA, via the coding sequence ATGAGCATCTTTCGCAACGATACGCTGGGCTCTTGGACTCGCGGCGGCCAGGCCATCGTCCACAATGTTCGAATGACCACCCAGGTCTTTTTCCAGACCATGTCCGCCTGTCTTGTGCTCTGGGTTATGGGTATCATCTGGTATTGTTTCGAGACCCTGACCGCCTACCAGCGTTATGTGCTGGTTCAACTGGCGCTCGCCGAATTCCGGAAGGATGCGACGCGGGGCGCCGCCGACCTGGTCCAGTTTCAGACACCTGGTGGTTACAAATATTGGACGACGGCCGAGGCTCTGCTGAATTCCGGCGTGGCGAGAAAGACGCTAGAGGCGGGCGAAGCCGCGCTCATCACGGGCTCCCTGATCGGCGGGATCGGCGCCGCCATCGCGCTCGGCTCGGCCTGGTATTATTTCACGCGGACCGGGCGGGGTCTGGGGTCGAACCAGTTCCTGCGGGGCACCCGGTTCGGCACCGTCAGATCGATCCGGCGGCTCCTGCGCCGGTACCGTAAGGGGAGTTTCACCATCGCCGGCGTGACAATGCCGCATGCATTCGAGCCGGAGCATATCGTCCTTTGCGGCGCGCCTGGGACCGGTAAGACTAACATCATCACGACGATGCTGGAGGGCATCAGGAAAAACGGAAAGCGCGCCATCGTCTATGATACCGCCGGCTCCTTTGTGGAGAAATTCTATCGGCCAGGGAAGGACATCCTCCTCAATCCCTTAGATCAGCGAACCGACCATTGGTCGCCCTGGGTCGATGTTCCTCGGGAATATCATTACGACCAGATCGCTCAGTCCACGATCCCCGACAAGGCGGGCGATCCCTTCTGGGCGAAGGCCGCACGCGGTACGCTGGTCGGCGTTCTGCGCAAGCTCGCCAGGCAGCAACATACGCTGGTCTCCATCCTGCTCGATCGCCTTCTTCGCTCGGGGCTAAAGGACCTCGTCGCCTTCGCCGAGGGGACCGAGGCCGCTGCCTTCATCAGCATGGAAGGGGACCGGACCTCCGCCGGCATCCAAGCGGAACTTGCTTCGGTAATGCGCAGCTTTGCCTATCTAGACGACACCACCAACGGCTTTTCGATTCGTCGTTGGGTAGAGAATGAGACGGATGATAGCTGGCTGTTCATCACGGTGAAGGCGGATCAGCTACCTTCCCTGAGGCCGCTCATAACTGTCTGGATCGACATCGCCATCGGGGCGATCATGAGCATGAAGCCCGACAGCGAGCGGCGGCTCTATTGCATCATCGATGAGCTACCGTCGCTCCAGCGGCTTCCTTCGCTCAGCGACTTCCTCGCCCGCGCGCGCAAATATGGGGGCTGCGGCATATTGGGCTTTCAATCCTATCCCCAGCTTGAGGCCACCTACGGTATCCAGGATGCCGCCGCGATCACCGGCTACTGCTCAACTTGGATAGCACTGCGCGCCAACGACACCCCGACGGCGAAGCATGTCTCCGAAAATCTTGGGCAGGTGGAGCAGATCGAGGCGAATGAAGGCATGTCCTACGGCGTCAATGACATGCGCGACGGGGTGAACCTCTCGCGGATGCAGGTGACCCGCCCGTTGGTCATGCACACAGAGGTGACGAACCTCCCCAACTTGTCTGGCTTTCTCCGCTTCGGTCGCGACCTTCCCGTCATCCGATTCGCCGATCGGTTCAATCCGATCGCGAATGTCGCACCCGCATTCGTCGAGCGCACCAAACCTCCCATTCGGCTCCCGCTGGCCGATGAGATCATTCAGGCCGCTCGCGCCGCAGCGCAAGAACAGGCTGCGCAAAGCGATGAACCAGGGAGCCGCAGCCGGACGAAAGCTGCCCGCAAAAGCGGATCGGCGCCGCCGCCACCGAACTCTCCTCATTCCGAGATGTCTAAGCCTGAGCTGCCCATCGGGCAAATGCCTGAGGCATCACCCCCGGACCGCAAGCCAGAGACAGCAACTTCACCGAGTCCATCCATGCTCGGGGCTCGGGCTGGCGCGCGAACAGTTCCGCTGTTGAGTCACGGCCGGGTCAACGAAACCCCGGGCGAGGCTGATCCGGCGTGA
- a CDS encoding type II toxin-antitoxin system VapC family toxin, which translates to MRGIDTNIVVRLLTADHADQAQAARRAIEGKEIFLGVTVLLEAEWVLRAGYDFEPAQIAGALRGLAGLPGMSVEEPAQLTLALEWMEGGMDFADALHLARSGHCVDFLTFDRKLAKRGKGLNAMPVVIP; encoded by the coding sequence GTGCGCGGGATTGATACCAATATCGTCGTGCGGCTGCTGACCGCTGACCATGCGGATCAGGCGCAAGCCGCCCGGCGCGCCATTGAAGGTAAGGAGATTTTCCTCGGTGTGACCGTGCTGCTCGAGGCCGAGTGGGTATTGCGCGCGGGATATGATTTCGAGCCCGCCCAGATTGCCGGCGCGTTACGCGGACTGGCCGGCTTGCCGGGCATGTCCGTGGAAGAACCGGCCCAACTGACATTGGCGCTAGAGTGGATGGAAGGCGGCATGGATTTCGCCGATGCCCTTCATCTGGCGCGATCGGGCCATTGTGTGGATTTTCTCACCTTCGATCGCAAATTGGCGAAGCGCGGAAAGGGTTTGAACGCAATGCCGGTCGTCATCCCGTAA
- a CDS encoding DUF4142 domain-containing protein yields MTTRTLAQGEVILFAVSAAALLAACSQTSGVSGQDELANGSATVAKHYEGPKPEGVSSTHDAVTTTFYIPQSAIGDMYEMEASGIALARAKSPEVKAFARMMIEDHKISSAALRKFVADNPVNIAIPKNMDARRNAMLSSLQSASDDAFDAEYVSQQAAAHQEALNLHGSYSKNGDYPALKILAQSTVQLVAHHKKVVDALDNRFGPPT; encoded by the coding sequence ATGACAACGCGCACTTTAGCACAAGGTGAAGTTATCCTCTTCGCAGTGTCGGCAGCGGCGCTGCTCGCCGCTTGCAGCCAGACTAGCGGTGTCTCGGGCCAGGATGAGTTGGCAAATGGCAGCGCCACCGTGGCCAAGCATTATGAAGGGCCTAAACCTGAAGGCGTGTCCAGTACACATGACGCCGTCACCACCACCTTCTACATCCCGCAGTCCGCGATTGGCGACATGTATGAAATGGAAGCGAGCGGAATTGCGCTCGCTCGCGCAAAGTCTCCGGAGGTCAAAGCTTTTGCCCGCATGATGATCGAAGACCATAAGATAAGCAGCGCAGCCCTTCGGAAGTTCGTTGCGGACAATCCCGTGAACATCGCGATTCCCAAGAATATGGATGCGCGACGAAACGCTATGCTCTCCAGTCTGCAGTCGGCCAGCGACGACGCATTCGATGCTGAATATGTCAGCCAGCAGGCTGCGGCGCATCAGGAGGCACTGAACCTTCATGGCAGCTACAGCAAGAACGGCGATTATCCAGCTCTTAAGATACTGGCGCAATCCACCGTGCAACTTGTTGCACACCATAAGAAGGTCGTGGATGCCCTAGACAATAGATTTGGCCCGCCGACCTGA
- a CDS encoding DUF736 domain-containing protein: protein MKIGNFKFDERINDIVGKIATRELHFPYLIMRKVTDRQSDATPLYEVFETNRAGDEIQIGAVWERKMNRSGDTFLSGMIDDPSFPEPLSIALFGDERNGFDVQWRRGRDRDAQSGGLGGRSGSGQRQEAGAGGLGRRQGGGFADGSTAGAGGEYTGGRRSDLDDEVPF, encoded by the coding sequence ATGAAGATCGGAAACTTCAAGTTTGATGAACGCATCAACGATATTGTCGGCAAGATCGCCACGCGGGAACTGCATTTCCCTTATCTCATCATGCGCAAGGTAACGGATCGACAGAGTGACGCCACTCCGCTCTATGAGGTCTTCGAGACGAACCGCGCAGGCGATGAAATCCAGATCGGCGCGGTCTGGGAACGCAAGATGAACCGCAGCGGCGATACGTTTCTCTCCGGGATGATCGATGATCCGAGCTTCCCCGAGCCGCTGTCGATCGCCCTTTTCGGCGATGAGCGCAATGGCTTCGATGTCCAGTGGCGGCGCGGCCGCGACCGGGACGCGCAAAGCGGCGGCCTTGGCGGACGGTCTGGCAGCGGCCAGCGCCAAGAAGCAGGCGCTGGCGGTCTTGGCAGACGGCAGGGTGGCGGCTTTGCGGACGGCAGCACCGCAGGGGCAGGCGGCGAATATACCGGCGGCCGGCGCAGTGACCTTGATGATGAGGTGCCGTTCTAA
- a CDS encoding helix-turn-helix transcriptional regulator has translation MHRHDFAQLVLPIQGSLAIAFNGREAILDRRLAAFVGRSTDHAQEGRLLNRSLILDLDEATLDPRLLDRIGTTGLVALAPQANSLIDYMATSMTGDGADAARLRLWTPLLLDALSGDVPPVRSRLARLLDALEARPFDRWTAASMAATAGLSVSRLHALFQQELETSPRAWLGKLRIDRVCDWLARTDLPIAELAHRGGYSDQSALTRALRKATGMSPAAYRRHAQGSGSKIQDS, from the coding sequence GTGCATCGGCATGATTTCGCGCAGCTAGTCCTGCCGATCCAGGGCTCGCTCGCCATCGCGTTTAACGGTCGGGAAGCGATACTCGACCGCAGGCTGGCGGCTTTCGTGGGCAGGTCGACCGACCATGCGCAGGAAGGCCGGTTGCTTAACCGATCCCTGATCCTCGATCTGGATGAGGCCACTCTGGATCCTCGCCTGCTGGACCGAATCGGGACCACCGGGCTTGTGGCACTCGCTCCGCAGGCCAACAGCCTGATCGACTATATGGCGACATCCATGACGGGCGACGGTGCGGATGCGGCGCGGTTGCGGCTGTGGACGCCGCTGCTGCTGGATGCCCTTTCCGGCGATGTGCCGCCGGTCCGATCCCGGCTCGCCCGGTTGCTGGACGCTCTTGAAGCCCGCCCCTTCGACCGCTGGACCGCCGCCAGCATGGCCGCGACCGCGGGTCTTAGCGTCAGCAGGCTGCATGCCCTTTTCCAGCAGGAACTGGAAACGTCGCCGCGCGCATGGCTGGGCAAGCTGCGGATCGACCGGGTTTGCGACTGGCTGGCGCGGACCGATCTTCCCATTGCCGAACTGGCCCATCGTGGCGGCTATTCCGACCAGAGCGCTCTTACCCGCGCCCTGCGCAAGGCCACCGGCATGTCCCCCGCTGCCTATCGACGGCACGCGCAGGGATCCGGGTCAAAAATACAGGATTCCTAG